A stretch of the Chanos chanos chromosome 1, fChaCha1.1, whole genome shotgun sequence genome encodes the following:
- the LOC115824168 gene encoding stimulated by retinoic acid gene 8 protein homolog, protein MAEHGRIKRKGAADQQRERRRALQARHRATLASLFESLKNVVCPFINKTPAKWKILDHAKGFLHEKEAYLNQLLMLKETYFVNDDGPSTLEEVREQYKMLFSNCRVEVADAGGDSDSSQEVLSQEPEDELSQSQSFSLSLPDIQEFDGYLFFYRHTLELLLHGGILAPDQMGLPVVAEAIQGLWNSLPPERRTSVRPYTLEDNCLSWTLSTDNPLWPDTPQNPSQLYSQEVSGSSTFKEDMLQDAFDVVQRDMDIRSVDSQEIQPLHFGDGEKLKEIYNDVTCFIRSQMSEGLELTQELCQQADYDELFLKCTESFDEDL, encoded by the exons ATGGCTGAACATGGACGAATCAAGAGGAAGGGTGCTgctgaccagcagagggagcgGAGAAGAGCTCTGCAGGCCCGACACCGCGCCACCCTGGCCAGTCTCTTTGAGTCCCTTAAAAATGTGGTGTGTCCCTTCATCAATAAGACCCCTGCCAAG TGGAAGATCCTTGACCATGCCAAAGGCTTTCTTCATGAGAAGGAGGCCTACCTCAACCAGTTACTCATGTTGAAGG AAACTTACTTCGTAAATGATGATGGACCCAGCACTCTGGAGGAAGTGCGAGAACAATACAAGATGCTATTCTCCAACTGCCG AGTTGAAGTAGCTGATGCTGGTGGAGATTCAGACAGTAGTCAGGAAGTTTTGTCTCAAGAGCCAGAGGATGAACTATCACAATCTCAGtccttctcactgtctctcccagACATCCAAGAGTTTGATGG GTACTTATTTTTTTACAGGCATACCCTGGAGCTCCTGCTCCACGGTGGAATACTTGCTCCAGACCAGATGGGTCTGCCAGTGGTAGCAGAGGCTATTCAAGGCCTGTGGAACAGCTTACCACCGGAGCGCAGGACCTCTGTCCGGCCCTACACCCTGGAGGATAACTGCCTTTCCTGGACATTGTCCACAGATAACCCCCTCTGGCCAGACACACCTCAAAACCCCTCCCAACTATACAGCCAGGAAGTATCAGGATCTTCCACCTTTAAGGAG GATATGCTTCAAGATGCATTTGATGTAGTTCAGAGAGACATGGACATCAGATCTGTAGACAG CCAGGAAATCCAGCCCCTCCACTTTGGGGATGGCGAGAAGCTAAAGGAAATCTACAATGACGTCACATGCTTCATCAGGAGTCAGATGTCTGAGGGGCTGGAGTTGACACAG GAGCTGTGCCAACAGGCAGACTATGACGAGCTCTTTCTGAAGTGTACAGAGAGCTTTGATGAGGACCTGTGA